In a genomic window of Oncorhynchus keta strain PuntledgeMale-10-30-2019 chromosome 28, Oket_V2, whole genome shotgun sequence:
- the LOC118360903 gene encoding specifically androgen-regulated gene protein-like: MPKSDMWPGGVAMESLISMDSTGSCDSVVSMNSGFSDDSLEHLSVEERACLMFLESTIESLEMEEDSGLSNDEPDPSSLAAKPGHLSMEQARLEDVSELQHSDSGRDQKSFLNCIVPTPLRVANSLASIQLKAPGSATQPTAPAAEIEPRAPAPVVATQLNTPGAFTDLKPPGVVTEPTVSEVVTERKAPEIATVPKSPELMTDIKSPGLDTISKVPVLSTESKTPELAADPKASASDTTPSSATSDNSVDNMPKGVSVDSKSAKRQSKVHSELDLKLIPPPSDFRDDEPEEESELPVPAVLRVPLTYSELEQLRRRTPPASPGAQQTPPSKPPVDLPVPVSTNSPPSHSEALTIPIPETLETKNPPAVAPKPKRLPSNIIQKSYKSDSHPGPPLSLPIDRSIIDPQKVRLEALRKLGLLKGEDGDSGPVVSSKSRKSWAPTPSPRSPDATQTQAPAQIPTTSPATTPGQVPATIHTPIPVPAAVAVPATTEPARATTLAPLPAPIQFSDNAKALLLPLTTPPSPPKHIPPPVRVKSATLERSSMGQRSYMASNASLRANQAPSVPLSPRDQRNSRPRPASLGTGKDFMNVQGEACHPQPGHGESQNKLPRSHGISVLICPNSKSGEDRREALKKLGLLSD, encoded by the exons ATGCCGAAGAGTGACATGTGGCCGGGCGGCGTTGCCATGGAATCCTTGATCAGTATGGACAGCACTGGGAGCTGTGACAGTGTGGTTAGCATGAACTCTGGCTTT agtgaTGACAGTCTGGAGCACCTCTCTGTTGAGGAGCGGGCATGCCTCATGTTTCTGGAGTCCACCATTGAGTccctggagatggaggaggacagtggcCTGTCAAATGATGAGCCAGACCCCAGCAGCCTGGCAGCCAAACCTGGCCACCTCTCTATGGAACAGGCCAGATTGGAGG ATGTATCAGAACTCCAGCATTCTGACTCAGGAAGGGATCAGAAGTCCTTTCTGAACTGCATAGTGCCTACACCACTTAGAGTGGCAAATAGCCTTGCCAGTATCCAGCTTAAAGCCCCAGGTTCTGCCACCCAGCCCACTGCTCCAGCTGCAGAAATTGAGCCTAGAGCCCCAGCCCCAGTAGTAGCAACCCAGCTCAATACCCCAGGGGCATTTACTGATCTCAAACCTCCAGGGGTAGTCACTGAACCCACAGTCTCAGAGGTAGTCACAGAACGTAAAGCTCCAGAGATAGCAACTGTGCCTAAGTCCCCAGAGTTGATGACTGACATCAAATCTCCTGGGTTGGACACTATTTCAAAAGTTCCGGTGTTGTCCACTGAGTCTAAAACTCCAGAGTTGGCTGCAGACCCAAAAGCTTCTGCCTCGGACACGACCCCATCCTCAGCCACCTCAGATAATTCTGTGGACAACATGCCTAAAGGAGTCTCTGTAGACAGCAAGTCTGCAAAACGTCAATCTAAGGTTCACTCTGAGCTGGATCTGAAGCTGATTCCCCCTCCCTCAGACTTCAGGGATGATGAgccagaggaggagagtgaaCTTCCAGTGCCTGCAGTACTCAGAGTTCCACTAACCTACAGTGAGCTGGAGCAACTACGCAGGAGAACTCCACCAGCCTCGCCTGGAGCCCAACAGACACCACCTTCTAAACCTCCTGTTGATCTGCCTGTACCTGTTAGTACCAACTCACCACCCTCCCACTCAGAGGCCCTAACCATCCCCATTCCTGAGACCCTGGAAACAAAGAACCCACCTGCCGTGGCCCCTAAGCCCAAGAGGCTTCCCTCCAACATCATCCAGAAGTCCTACAAGTCAGATAGTCACCCAGGCCCCCCTCTCTCCTTGCCCATTGACAGGTCGATCATTGATCCCCAGAAGGTGCGTTTGGAGGCTCTACGGAAGCTCGGGCTCCTGAAGGGTGAGGATGGAGACTCAGGCCCTGTAGTTTCATCCAAATCCCGGAAGTCATGGGCACCCACTCCCTCTCCTCGCAGCCCAGATGCCACCCAGACCCAAGCCCCAGCCCAAATCCCTACTACTTCCCCAGCCACTACCCCTGGCCAAGTCCCAGCCACCATCCATACCCCAATCCCAGTGCCTGCTGCAGTTGCTGTCCCAGCTACCACAGAACCAGCCCGAGCCACTACCCTTGCTCCACTTCCAGCCCCAATCCAATTTAGTGACAATGCCAAAGCTCTGCTCTTGCCCCTTacaacccctccttcaccaccCAAGCATATTCCCCCTCCCGTAAGGGTCAAATCAGCCACTCTGGAGCGCTCCAGCATGGGCCAGAGAAGCTACATGGCCAGCAATGCCTCCCTCAGGGCAAACCAGGCTCCCAGTGTCCCTTTGTCCCCCAGAGACCAGCGTAACTCTAGACCCCGCCCGGCCTCCCTAGGAACTGGGAAAGACTTCATGAATGTTCAGGGTGAGGCCTGCCACCCCCAACCAGGTCATGGGGAGTCTCAGAACAAGCTGCCCCGTTCCCATGGTATCAGTGTGCTGATCTGCCCCAACAGCAAGAGTGGAGAAGACCGACGAGAGGCCTTGAAGAAGCTAGGACTGCTGAGCGactga